gttatgacaaaactgtttacattttctgtatctgtttgtattttcaagttggttacattaaaaaaataagttgtcaaaaattaagctcagggacctatttgtactattttagaaaatacaaggtccattttgttatttaacaaaacagagagtccaattggtaacttttgcagaacacatggtccaaaataatatttacccaatATATAATTACCAACATTCTTCTGAGAACATATTTTAGAGCCAATAAAAAGTATATATTATGTCATAATCTAATTAACTAATCCTCCactaattttgtttatctaattCTGTCTTTTCATGATTTGGATTAATGTACTTTTAACATTAATCAACATATTTGaccatataatatataatatatgcctGTCATTTTCTTGATGACATGAATTTTATTATAGCAGCTGACGACATCCATAATTAAttgtgtatttattaattataactattaatttatatatcttacaaaatattttacttttcgtcacaacaaaatttataattaaaaataataaaattatgactaattataaaacatcattcttatgttgtgactaaaaaatctgtggctaaaagtattagtcacgaaaattataatttattgtgactaaatatctttttagtcacaatacttgttgtgattaaaattaaattagtgacaacttgtaactaaatgtcATGTTTCagtcacaagtaatattttgttgggatcaaaaattatatttagtcaaaaaatattatattataactaaaaaattaatactaaaaatagttattttttatagtgataattttaattaattaggaaTAATCTCGACTATTTCTAggaaatgtatatattttgatgAGTTTTATAAAGTAATCATATATATCTTTCAAGTTTCAAACTCATTTACTTCTACGCGTTTAGTTATATAGATGTCAAGTAATGATGAGATTAATTTCTAGAAAGGAATATAATTAATACACCAAACTTTATATGTCAATCATAATTAGcacaatatgtatatatatatagtgggaaatataattgaaaatttaaataagaattatatattattgtacATATTAATAAAACCTATGAATTAGTAAACCGAAAAtacagaatatatatatatattaagaaaaccGTATTCGATTTGTATGTTAATgtctatataatttaattttaaatattctaaagtAAAAAAGGTTATATTATATACGTAAGAAATAACGTatatgtttaaattattaccataATGATCCTATACGTAAAAACATGTGGGAATTAatataaactaataattaaagCCTAGctagttaaatatatataaaagaatacCATCATAGCTCATCCATGTAAAGAATAGTTCTCCAATTCAATAAGAGAAATGTTAAGAGAGTATCTGTTGttattagtataaattaatatgttgttttatataatttgatttaataaataacataagAAATTGTTAACCAATCATAATGCGCCACGTTATTATGGTGTGTTGGACACCATATGGTGCCTAGAGAAATTATGTGTTAATATCCTCATTAGTTTAACTAAGTATcatgttctatataattaaatgtaataatttttagaaagtaTCGTCTAGCCAATCTTAAGGCGACATGTCTAGAGATGCTAGGCACCACTAATCTCTAATAACAATGTTATAGTACCTAATAATAACAatactcattaaataaccacttagtcaggcccggccctgggcataggcgggctaggcctgtgcctagggcccacccagcctaggggcccaaattttttttttcctcttttaaaattatacattttttttaccgattttgaaaaataccacattttttctaacataaaggcccaaaatttttttttctccctaTGGCACACTTTGTTTCATAGTCAGCCCTGCACTTAGTACCCAATATAAgttattattagtatatttcATATAAACATTGTTATTAGGTATCAGTAGTACATTAACTAAAAGTGGTAACATTAACTAAAAGTggtgttttattattaattagtaatattttttaaaaattattaatatgagatccaatatttaattacatacaAGTGTAATATCTTTtaacactttttattttatatataaggacttttatgttttaaaaataaataaatttattaataaaaagatgatgatgaagaagactTATTCAACATTGACCACTATACACAGTCTATAAATTCAACTTGCGTAGCCTTCAATATTATTCTCTCTCGTACACAAACACAACACATGAACACAACACGGTCCTCTATTTTAATACGTTTCttaatcaataattaattaacttatatatatacatatataatcaacaTTAAATCTATTAAATAATCTCCACTTCTCAAACACTCAATCACCTTTATATAAATACACAAACACATAGTCATTTTCTTACTATAACaatcttttcttcaaaaatccaAAACATGGCTATGGACAAGTGGCTTTTGCTTAGCAAGTTAAGAACTGCAGTCAAGAAAGTTAAGGTTTTGATAAACCTCAACGTTCATAGGTGGCGCGTAGCCTCTATTATAGGTGGTCGGCCGTCTTTAGCACCTAACCAACGTAGGTTTAGCTTCAACGACCGACCAGGCTTAATAGCAGCCTACGAGGAGGAagatgaagaggaagaagaaggagaaaatAAGTCAAGAGAATCGTCTGAAGAAGGATATTATTCAGCAACAGGCTCATCTTCTTCTAATTCTAGATCAGGATCGAGATCAGGATCAGGATCGGTAGTATTGCAACTTCAAAGGACTACAAGTTACCCTAATAGTAATTCATCATCGCCATCATTAAGGGAAGAAACTTGTAGTAATTATGATGTTGATCAAAGGGCGGAGATGTTTATCAACAATTTTCGTCGTCAATTACAAATGGAGAGGCAAATTTCTTTGCAAATTCGATATTCCAATAGGCTTAATAGCTTTAATTGGAGGAGtccttaattaattatcatcatCATGATGAACATGATCAAAGGTTTGAGCTTAGCTAAATTGGCTAGGGTTTATTggttttgaatatttgattattattattattattatttaattaaataatgtggTATTAATATTAaggtttgttgaattttttcattttttaattaattgatttctGGTTTATGATGATGGAGAGGTTGTGCTTGTTTTTTAAGAGCATTATTTCTCCAAATtgtcaatttttaatattaatatgatTGGTTATTgggttttgtttttgttttttttttttttgtatattagtTTGTTTATTCTTACAAACAAGAACATGTAAATTATTATATGCCAATATAAGATTCTTtgattctttaattttttttttttttctgtttggtttcttgtaaataattatattcTCGAAAGATAGTttagctgttttttttttttttgtttatatccTTGTATTATAAATTTTCCATTGAAATTattgtaattttgaattttttttttcttccagaTAAGTTTCCGTGCTGATTACggaatgattttttattttttttgagagagaggaatttaacgtggatttattaaaataataattttgttaatatctccaccaaaaaaaataattttgttaatgAATTAATGTTGCGTTTAATAACACTTTTctaattgattttttatttttaaaattaaaaaagtaaaaatatttttcaaaatatgttctataaaactgttttaactttttaattttttaactgagaatcgaaattttaaaaacaaaaaaaaaatcactttcaatattttttttaacagtttttttcttaatcaatattttagattccaatcagacccggacccaaatatCTCCCACGGCCCTGGCGCGAACTCTGACCTGAATCCGAATTCGacctcgaacctagacccgacttaaataaaatcaaaaaaataaaaataaactttacagaacacactttttgttttctatttttaaaattgaaaaacaaaagttgtTACAGattgcatttttgtttttcaaaaataaaattatttaaaacaaaaattttactttcattttgtgattacagaattagaaaataaaagtgttacaCCAAACGGCACCTCAAATAACTATAAGTTAATTTGAGGTGGGGACGCACATTATCTTTATGGAGATGGATCTAGTAGAGACCCGCTCCTAATGGGACGAGAATTCCCCATCTAAATAGAAAATGGGGCacaaaaaaagattattttttGTCCCTGAATGTTAAACGGAACGGGAACGGGAATGACACTTCCCGTATCGATAGGGacctatttaatatttttgttatcttttttaataatattttataatttatgtttgtattttttttagtatattagtatttttttaataaatttttaagttttGTTTTAGATGATTATtagtacattaaataataatactGTGTAATAGTTTAAATTTTGtatgtttaatatttatttacatttaaatttttaatacaattttatttttacattaagGGATTTTCCGGCCCATCTCTATTCTTAGGGGATTCCTCGCCCCATCCCCAATGAAGGATATATGCGGGGATACAACGAGAATGAGGATTAAAATCCTTAATAGGGATAGAGATGGGGGAGCACTACTCACTAATTTCTCGCCACATGTACATCCCTAATTCCAAACCATTTTTCTTGccgtatttttattttattttattacattttaatttctgtccctttttcttttaaaaaataaaaaataatttactatTTTACGGTTGTGtatattgtagttatttaaaacatcttataaaattttaagaaaattaaaaaaaataatacgttaaaaatataattcaaacagtctattttacacatAAATCTTTTATACGCGTGgataataaattatttgaatactgttttttatattgtattttaataaaaaataatatgataataaaaaaatattatttttagtataatttttaGTGACAATGTCAcactaaatttaatattaaatttagaGATGCTCTAAATAGACATTAAAGTgagtattatatttatatttttacgttcaaagaatgttttttttttttttttttacaaattttcaaaaaataacacgaaaacaacataaaatcaacaagaaaattacataaaagtaacatgaaaataacaacaaaaaataacatacaaataacaaaaaatcaacaacaattcaataagattacaacataaaagaccgtattttatgtaaataaaataaaaaaatcgtaaaaatatttaaaattccgtaaaatcgtatttttgtaattttttttgttgtttttatgtttttgtgaaataatccctaaattaaaataagttttttttttttcgttttacttatttttataattttcttaaaattttttgaTCAATCAtgtaaaaattctaattaaaattagttaattatttcacaattttgttttttttttttttgattattcagtgcaaataaatatttccatCAGAATAAAAAACACGTGGTCAGGAATAaactaacaaaaaaacaaaaattactatacgaaaataagaagaaaaagaaaaagaaaaaattcacaaaaaaaaaaaaaagatgattcTCCAGTGCTTCGCGCCACAGCAGTGTTTCCGTGCTCCACAAAGTCTGACCAATCGCTTCGTAACACGTAAGTCATCTTCTTCGGAGACCATCTCTGCATGTCTTCCTCCATTATCATCCAAAACCAGAAGAGAAGCTTTATCTCTTTCCTTCATCTCTGCCACATGTTCTTCCCTACTACTCCCTGCTTTACTCACTCCAGCTTCTGCCTCCTCCGCCATATCCGACTTCTTCGAGCTCCCTAATTCAGGTGGCGTTAAGGCTTTAGATCTTCGTCTTGGCTCAGGAGAAGTTCCCTCCAATGGCGACCAGGTAATCTATCTTTGTCTTTTTGCTCATATACCCATCTTATTATCTAGGGTACTGCCATTGAATTACGAGTTTAGGTATTATTGTAAACCCAATTTCTAAAGTTTCcatttttgttaataaaattCGGTAGAATGAGAAGAAAGAAACATGTCTGTCCATGAAAGTTTCCAACTGAATTTTCAGCTTAGTATTTCGTCGAACACTTTGAATGCAAGAAAGATATATTTTCCAATATTTtaactaattaggatttttcaCTTTGACATGTAACAAATCTTGCCACCGAATTTTTGAAGTCGTTAAAGCTTTCTTCTGAACTATTGTGATTCTTAGATTCAAAAACTTctatctaatttcattcaattttactaacttAACGATTGTCCTTATATCATATTGTGCTCCTTGAATCTTCATCCACATCAAACTTTCGTTAGCAAAATTATACAGAAGTCCTTAAAGTTAAATCCAACCATTTGATTAGTTTGGGGAAAATTTTTAACGGTTTAAAAGTTTAAGAGCATGATTtgttacatgtcaaaattcgggaaacaaaaatcttaattattcTTTTGTTTTTGGTGATTATATGGAAGTTTCCCATCTGAATTTAGAATGTGGACTTTGATTTTGAAAGGTTGCAATTCATTACTATGGAAGATTGGCAGCTAAACAAGGATGGCGTTTTGATTCAACATATGAACATAAAGATCAAAATGGTGAACCAAGTCCTTTTGTATTCATCCTTGGGTCTGGAAAAGTAAGTTcttgaattatttaatttcatcAATGTACATTACCACCCAATATTGTATGCAATTCTTgtacattaattattaatttgatgGGAACCATGTTTATCCAAAATTGATTTTCGTGACTATACAAAAGTGGGATGTTGATTTTGTAAGAATATCTTCTTCAATGGTGTGTTTAGGCAATGAGTTCATAAAAAGTGAAGCTTTGATCAATTATGTGTTCAATATAGACAGTCGCGTCTATCAAAAGCTACTaaaagaattatggaaataaatttCAGTTTATTTACTAGTAGTTATTAAATTGTGTTCTATAATCTGGTTTGATCTTGTAATCCAAATAATCCTGTACATCTTTCCCTTTTCGATTAATAAGAAAGTGGGATGTTGATTTCTTGTATAAGGAATCCCAAGGTTTCTGAAGAAATTACAATCAGCAGATTTTGTTGTGTCATTCTTGTGTTTTTTTGACAGTTTATTTCTCAGTTCTGATATTGAAGCAAAGTGATTTCACTACACACATTCACTCACACTCATGATAAGGGTGATTGTTTACTTCAATATCTTGAGTACCTCCGGGGTACAGGTTCACTTTACCTGCTCAATCTCCTACGGGCGGGGACGGGGGCTGCTTTCCCTGAGTCGGAGTTATTTTAGAACGGTCAGTAGGGTGCCTGATCTCAAGCTCAACGCCTCTCCAAGAATATTTGAATAGAAGATCAACCCCCCTAGATATAGCAATCCTTTCAAGTTCCTTTCTATCCGGATAAACAAGGCTAGAAAGTGAGAAAAAAAGATTGAATAAGGCTAATAAGATAACAAATATAGTCATGGTTGAATGGTATACAATTCCTTGTGTTGTTGGAATTATGAAAGTAAATACTCAATCTTCTCTATATATCTCAAAATCTTTTTGTAGGTTATTTCAGGGATTGAAGCAGCTGTGAAATCAATGAAAATAGGTGGTATTCGTAGGGTTATCATTCCACCATCTCAAGGATATCAAAGCACAACACAAGAACCTCTACCACCTAATGTACTTGTTTTCATATCCTTTCATTCTTTCTATTAGTCTTCAAATTTTAGCTATTGAAACCATATCATCAATGAACttgcttttctttttatttcctaTTTCCTATTTCCTATTTTGCTGTTATTTTCTCTCTTGTCTTACCATGATAAAGACAGCTTTAGGAATGGTTTGATGACTACAAACTACAAAGAATTGCAGTGAAAACATGgtttttttcaagttgtcttaGAAAATTAACACGAGGGGTTATTGCATTTACACTTGTTTATACTGATCAGTGATCCAATCCCAATGTTTTCCAGATTTCTTACCTTCCTATAACAGCTTTTCATCCAATTACTTTTCCAGTTTTTTGACAGGCAGAGATTGTTCACCACCATCTTCAATCCAACTCGTCTCGCCAATGGAGAAGGCTCTACTCTTGGGACACTCCTATTCGACATTGAGTTGGTCAGCCTAAGGCATCAGTAAAGATTTAATGAACTGTATCGGATTCAAATATGTAAGCTATGTAGCCATTGTTAGAGACACTAAAATGATCTTGAAATGAATACTTCTGAAATCACATGTAACAAAGATGGTTATGGTGGGAAATGATATATGCATATACTTCTATTGTGATagttttttattcattattttctCTTTCTGACAGAACAAGAAGCTGTTAGTTTTCCCTGTTCCAAGAATCTGAAACTAACAAAGAAAGCAAAAATCATGGTTTCACAATGAAGTTTCCATGTGAAGGTAATTATTATTCTTGATTTCATATTTGCCTAATGTTAAAGTACATTGAGATTATATAAAACTAGATCTCAAGGCAATTTTGAGCTAGAATTATGCCTGCTGAACCGGTGTTCCTTACACCATTGTCCTGTTACGCTAAGCAAATTCAACAATGACACCTGGTTTGGTTTTCATTGAAAATTTTATGTACATTTTAGACAAACAAATCACTGATTTTTGAAACTTGAAAGGGAAATTTTCAGAAGACTAACTAAaccctttaatttatttattgtataAGGATTTTGAACTATATGGGTGGAAATACTATATGGTTGCACATGTTATTTGAGTATGTTTCAAAATGGCAGCCTGAACTTTTATAGGCAAATAACTCAATCAAAGTTGACATTTCTTGCTTTGCTTTGCTTTATTACATGTTGATGGTTCATATTTTACTAGTCAAACTTGCCAAAAATGTAATAAGTCCAAGTTAGTGGGCTACTATAAAGATCATAACTAATTGAGTATTGTTATTAGGCACTAATAGTGTCTAGCACTATGACGCTCTGCGATTAATTaacgatattttttaaaattattatattaaattatgtggGATCCGATACTTAATTGAACTAATAATAGTATGACAACAATAAAGTGCTAGACACCATTAGtgatttttaatatttctctAACTAATTGTTGTAAAACCTtacataaataatcacatattaGTATTAATAATGCTCAACACTATTATATATTAGAGTCTTTGTCaattattattagtaattttttaaaataaattattaaattaaaatatagaaaaatcaatacttaattacattaaaaacaccataaataacttttagcatttttttcataaataattgTCAATGATAAACTACAATCaattactactactactaatcatttattcacaattattaGCCTAATTGATGAAGTTAAGGTCATCTTGAATCCTTTATAATAGCAAATCAATCCCAAAAACAAGTACAAAATTTCTTTTAAAGACATTAAAAGCACCATTAAAGAGAGCATATATTGAGGAATGGTGTGTGTGAAACTGTGAAATGACATTGCTTTATAGTCAAGCAAGGTGAACTAtcaaatcaattatgtaattaaGAAACCACCATGACCATGTTCATGCAAAAATACCTAATTACGAAAAGTTGACCAAAACCCACTTTAGCTAATGCTTAagcaacatatataaatatatttgtattattcAATAAAGTGATTTAACCTAAACTTTAGGCTCAACTCCACCCTTCTCCCCACTTCACAAACTTTAATACACGCTTCTTATTATGCCTCAAATTGCATAATACTAGCCTTATTTTGAGGAAAAATAATACCCCAAAAGAGAAAAACACCCAAATGAGAAAACTTTAATGATGTTTATCTTTTCATATAGAAGGAAAAAAAGTCAAAATCTTTCTTAGTCTCAAAACTTCATTTCATATAAGAAATAAAGggttttctctcatttttttgaAAGCcatacccaaacccaaacctctctcaaaagaaagaaaacacacattatttttctttctaagcCTTTTTCTCTAAATTAGAATGCAAAACCAAATGGTACTAAGAAACAACAAAACGACAGATCGTCGAGGCTTCATACTCTACTCCTTGTTCTTCATTTGTTGTCTTTGTGCTTTGGCTTCGATTAATGAAGTTCGTTTCGATAAGTACCTCTTAAAATTAGGTCGTTGTCCTCAACAGAACGACACCAACCATTCTATGTCGTTTAACAACAACAACTCTTCAGACAAAGAAGATAACAAAAACGACGAAATTCGCATACTCATAGGGATATTGACTCTACCTGACCAATACCATCGCCGCCACTTCCTCCGCCTAATCTATGGCACACAATCACAACCGGCTGGAGCCAGAATCGATGTCAAATTCGTCTTTTGCAACCTAACAAAAGAAGACCAAAAAGTCCTAGTAGCATTGGAAATAATGAGACACGACGACATCATAATCCTCGATTGTAAAGAGAACATGAACAAAGGTAAAACCTACACTTACTTCTCTAGTTTACCCGAAATGTTAAACGACACAACAAACAAAGATTACCCTCCTTACCATTATGTCATGAAAGCCGACGACGACACTTATTTTCGACTCGAAAACTTAGTGGATTCACTTAGAGGTGCATCAAAAGAAGACTTGTACTATGGTTATGTGATCCCTTGTCCTAGTATGGACCCTTTTAAGCATTACATGTCAGGAATGGGATACATGGTTTCATGGGATATAGTTGAATGGATTAGGGAATCTGAGATTCCTAGGAATCACTTAGAAGGGCCTGAAGATAAGACTTTTGGTGATTGGATTAAAGAAGGGCATAGAGGTAAAAATAGAATTAATGCTAAATGGTCAATGTACAATTATCCAGAGCCAAGAACTGGGTGTACACATGAACTTTGGCCTAATACTATTGCTGTTCATTTGTTGAAGAATCAAGAAAAGTGGATTAGgacacttaattattttaatgttacTCGTGATTTAAAGCCTTCTAAGCTATATCATATACCTTAATTAttagtactatatatataaaaatatacaatttgtttattttgttttttttttctttcattgttattaattattaatttgatgGGAACTATATTTGTTATACAAAATTGAATTTTGGTCATTATAATTCATTGTTTTGCCAATTtgatctctcttctctctctcttttctattAGTAAGAAAGTGGAATATTgattttttgatttatttataagaatattttcttcaattgtatgttaattttaaaaatatctcataAATTATGAGTTGAATACATATTTTGTTTAGGAAAAAAgatgaattttaatttgttgattATTACTTGGCAAATTGTGTTCTATAATATGGCAAATTGTGttgattattgttattattattctaaTCTATTTATTTGTACGTAAatctttttcaaatatgtttagttTATTGATAAATGTTAAATTTGTAACGGTCAATCATTTAATTTacgtttttattaattaatccgTTTTCTTCAACGGACCTTATTTTTGAATGGTCCAAAAATATTGAATTATGATGATTTAAGATGTACTAAAAACGTTTTGAACattattatgacaaaaaaaagaaaaaacgttTCTCATGAGATGATAATAAATTAACGTACGTAGAAAAGAAGTAACGGTACCGTTTTGAGGTGGTACGTTTTcttaaccacaaaaattaaGAGTGGGACATGTGACTTTGGGTGATTAAAACTTTATGCACATATATCATAATTTATAAAGTAATTCATTTATACAATAAaatcattttttattataaattttcaaGATCACAAACAAGACACACAAGAGAGTTAATAGGCATGAACTTGTCAATCAGGTCACGAGTCAACaaattaattgttaattgtTAATAGTCTGCCAGAAAATAAATCTATGCTTTGGAACAGTAAATCTATGCCAAACCAACTTATGGTACTTAACTTTGTCCAGGCAAATAAGAGAATGATAATAGCTTTTCACCTTGTATCTACCCAAGACCCCAACAATCATCATTGCTAGTTTGTCAATACAATCTCTGAGTTTAATTAGCTTTTTGACATACCAACTAGCATCAAAATTAGGAGTCAAAGACCAAAACCCATCGTCTGTAGATACGCCAAATTGATCCACCGATCCCATAAGCAATCTTGTTTGGTACTAACAGGCCAAATATACTTTGTCATCAAAGCAATGTTCCACTTCTTCCTTTTTCAAAAACCCAAACCACTATAGTCCttagtcaagcacacatgcttCCAAGAACCAAAGTGAAGTTTACTGCGATTTCTATTGCTGCCCATAAGAAATCACGACATAATTTGTCAATTAAAGTATTGACTTTCTGAGGTAATATAAAAATCCCCACCCAATAATTACGGACACCCAACAAGGCAGAATGAATAAGCTAAAAACGACCCACAAATGAAAGATGACAAGTCGCTCAGCTATGTAattttttcttaacttttctaatAATTCCATCATGGTGACCTCCATTTTGTTGGCCTATGTTGCACTCGCAAGGGAAAGAACCTTCATCCATCTTCGATATCCCAAGCATTTCTTGCTTTCTTTCGTTCCCCCCTTCAAAATGAATGGAAGATTTGGACCCATTTGTAGATAACCCTATGGCTGCACAAAACTCATCAAAAGTTTCTTGGACAATTTTCAAAGAAGGAACATTGCCTTTACAAAACATAACAAAGTCCTCTGTAGAGTAGAAATTAATAAAGTTAAGAGACTTACATATAGAATGAAACCTAAAGCGTTTAGAATGAGAAGCTTGGAATAGACACCTAGTGAGATAGTCAATaaccaaaataaataacaatagtGAAATCTGATCCCCTTAATGTAGCCCATTTTCACCTATGAAGGTTCCAGTCTTCCATTTAACAATAGAGTATACAAGGTACCTTGAGGACAAActataatccattaataaatttTGTTGAGAAACAGAGGCCATTAAGAAGGCGTTCAACAAATTCTGAGTCAATCATATTATAAGTCTTACTTAAATCGACTTTCATGAGACATTTAGCTGAAATGTTTTTTCGAGTGTAGCATTTAAGCAAATCTTGAAAGACTAAGATGTTGTGAGCTAAGAGTCtattcttgataaaaaaaaacctTGATTCCATGGATTAAAAGGAAGGACCTCATTCAATCTAGACCACATTATTTTagtatatatttgtataaagTGTTACAACAAGCTATGTGCCTATAATCAATAACTGAAGTCGACGAATCAATTTTAGGTATTTGATATTgttacttgaaaaaaaaaattaaaaataaagttacAAATGATAGTTTGACACGATCAACCCCCTAGACCGAAATAATTAGGGTTGAATCCCCAACCTCCAAACTGTTTTGATTTGTACTCTTTCTGTCAACTTTGGTCTGTTAAGTGTCAAAATAGAGTGCCACTGTGTACATAAGTGTACACATGGCAAAATTTTATTGTCCacctaatattaataattaaaaaaataaattaaaaaattttaaaattttaaaaattagaaaaaagattctctttttctttttttcttcttctctgaaaATCTTATCGCatctatttctctctctcttgatttcttcttctctctttcttgtGACCATGGTGGCCCCAACATGAAACTCGAAGCTCCATCGACATGAACCTTCGTTGACCTgcaaaaatagagagagagagagagagagagagagagagagagagagagagagagagaga
This Cannabis sativa cultivar Pink pepper isolate KNU-18-1 chromosome 6, ASM2916894v1, whole genome shotgun sequence DNA region includes the following protein-coding sequences:
- the LOC115725692 gene encoding uncharacterized protein LOC115725692 — protein: MAMDKWLLLSKLRTAVKKVKVLINLNVHRWRVASIIGGRPSLAPNQRRFSFNDRPGLIAAYEEEDEEEEEGENKSRESSEEGYYSATGSSSSNSRSGSRSGSGSVVLQLQRTTSYPNSNSSSPSLREETCSNYDVDQRAEMFINNFRRQLQMERQISLQIRYSNRLNSFNWRSP
- the LOC115724577 gene encoding peptidyl-prolyl cis-trans isomerase FKBP17-1, chloroplastic translates to MILQCFAPQQCFRAPQSLTNRFVTRKSSSSETISACLPPLSSKTRREALSLSFISATCSSLLLPALLTPASASSAISDFFELPNSGGVKALDLRLGSGEVPSNGDQVAIHYYGRLAAKQGWRFDSTYEHKDQNGEPSPFVFILGSGKVISGIEAAVKSMKIGGIRRVIIPPSQGYQSTTQEPLPPNFFDRQRLFTTIFNPTRLANGEGSTLGTLLFDIELVSLRHQ
- the LOC115724576 gene encoding uncharacterized protein LOC115724576, which produces MQNQMVLRNNKTTDRRGFILYSLFFICCLCALASINEVRFDKYLLKLGRCPQQNDTNHSMSFNNNNSSDKEDNKNDEIRILIGILTLPDQYHRRHFLRLIYGTQSQPAGARIDVKFVFCNLTKEDQKVLVALEIMRHDDIIILDCKENMNKGKTYTYFSSLPEMLNDTTNKDYPPYHYVMKADDDTYFRLENLVDSLRGASKEDLYYGYVIPCPSMDPFKHYMSGMGYMVSWDIVEWIRESEIPRNHLEGPEDKTFGDWIKEGHRGKNRINAKWSMYNYPEPRTGCTHELWPNTIAVHLLKNQEKWIRTLNYFNVTRDLKPSKLYHIP